The DNA segment AGAAATGGTCTTCGCCCAACATGTCGGCGGCGATGCTATGCCAATGACCACAGCGAGCAGGAGGCTGAAGGTACATTCAGTGTAACTCTTGAGCGCGGCTCGGAAATCCTCTTGGCGTAATCAATATTTCGGGCAcagatcttcttctttttccactGAAATTATGGGAtctgttatttaaaaaaaaaatgcaggaaAATGGCCACAATTCGCGCTCTGAGAAGAAGCGCGGCCAAATAGGTGATGTAAATCTGGGTGATTACCACCCGATTGATCCGGTACCAAGTTCAAAGGCTTCCTTCAAACATGGACCTATCGAACACGGGACTCCTCTCGTGCCACATATTCCAAGACCTTCGCCTCCTACCCATCCTGAAAATGGAGGATTTGCATAGGCTACTCACGATGTAGATCTGTTCTTCAACAGTGGATATGCATGGAGTAAGaagtatgaaaaaaatgaagaagcttGTAATCATATTCTCTTGTTGATTCACTGTGTTTATCGATCATGTAGTTGTCTTCTTTCATCCTCTCAATATATGATTGTCACCTTGATCTTTTCActttaattattctatttagAATAATCTCTTCTAAATCCTCGCGCGGAATGACTGGTACTacca comes from the Carya illinoinensis cultivar Pawnee chromosome 8, C.illinoinensisPawnee_v1, whole genome shotgun sequence genome and includes:
- the LOC122318264 gene encoding uncharacterized protein LOC122318264 isoform X1, which encodes MKVSGLCVLFLVLGTAFLFLNFSSGIRTSSFIIHEMVFAQHVGGDAMPMTTASRRLKENGHNSRSEKKRGQIGDVNLGDYHPIDPVPSSKASFKHGPIEHGTPLVPHIPRPSPPTHPENGGFA
- the LOC122318264 gene encoding uncharacterized protein LOC122318264 isoform X2 → MKVSGLCVLFLVLGTAFLFLNFSSEMVFAQHVGGDAMPMTTASRRLKENGHNSRSEKKRGQIGDVNLGDYHPIDPVPSSKASFKHGPIEHGTPLVPHIPRPSPPTHPENGGFA